The Chryseobacterium indicum genome includes a window with the following:
- a CDS encoding HD domain-containing protein: MNLKERFLQNCFLFTEDQNLIGDLWSEIEKKYSEKGRHYHNLEHLENMFSELDAVKDEIENYPVLSFSVFYHDVIYDAASKSNEEKSAEFAAVRLKRLHVNSHFIQKVSEQILATQSHHLSENSDTNYLLDADLSILGKDSKVYIDYTKKIRKEYSIYPDLLYKPGRKKVLKHFLEQKDIFKTSIFKEKYEDIARKNIQMEIDGL, from the coding sequence ATGAACCTGAAAGAAAGATTTCTTCAAAACTGTTTTTTATTTACCGAAGATCAAAATCTTATTGGAGATCTCTGGTCTGAAATTGAAAAGAAATATAGCGAGAAAGGGAGACATTATCATAATCTTGAGCATCTGGAAAATATGTTTTCTGAACTGGATGCTGTAAAAGATGAAATTGAAAATTATCCTGTTCTTTCATTTTCTGTTTTCTATCATGATGTAATTTATGATGCTGCTTCAAAATCAAATGAAGAAAAAAGTGCTGAATTTGCAGCAGTAAGACTGAAAAGACTTCATGTAAACTCTCATTTCATTCAAAAAGTTTCTGAACAGATTCTTGCCACCCAATCGCATCACTTATCTGAAAACAGCGATACCAATTATCTTTTAGATGCTGATCTGTCGATTCTCGGAAAAGATTCTAAAGTATACATTGATTACACTAAAAAAATAAGGAAGGAATATTCCATCTATCCCGATTTGCTTTATAAACCGGGAAGAAAAAAAGTTTTAAAACATTTTCTGGAGCAGAAGGATATTTTTAAGACCTCCATTTTTAAGGAAAAGTATGAAGATATTGCAAGAAAGAATATTCAGATGGAAATTGACGGGCTTTAA
- a CDS encoding NAD(P)H-dependent flavin oxidoreductase → MNSQQNKITQLFNIQYPIIQAGMIWHSGWRLASAVSNCGGLGLIGAGSMYPDILRENIRKCKQATDKPFGVNVPMLYPNLDEVIQIILEEGVKIVFTSAGNPKTYTETLQKEGLKVAHVVSSTKFAMKCEDAGVDAVVAEGFEAGGHNGRDETTTFCLIPNVRKHISKPLIAAGGIALGSQMKAAMILGADGVQIGSRFAATVEASAHENWKNKITELQEGDTHLTLKELAPVRMVKNKFFNELEEIYNVGRNKESLIASLGRARAKKGMFEGDMEEGELEIGQVSALIDEVLPVETVFQNLLKEFNETNMPSL, encoded by the coding sequence ATGAATTCACAACAAAATAAAATTACACAACTCTTTAATATACAGTACCCGATAATTCAGGCAGGCATGATCTGGCATTCCGGATGGAGACTTGCTTCTGCGGTTTCCAATTGCGGCGGTCTAGGATTAATCGGTGCTGGAAGCATGTATCCCGATATTTTAAGGGAGAATATCCGGAAATGTAAACAGGCTACAGACAAACCTTTCGGAGTAAATGTACCGATGCTGTATCCTAATCTGGATGAAGTAATTCAGATTATTCTGGAAGAAGGAGTGAAAATCGTTTTCACTTCTGCCGGAAACCCTAAAACATATACCGAAACTTTGCAGAAAGAAGGTTTAAAAGTTGCTCATGTGGTTTCTTCAACCAAATTTGCCATGAAATGTGAAGATGCAGGAGTGGATGCCGTAGTTGCCGAAGGATTTGAAGCAGGCGGTCATAACGGAAGAGATGAAACCACCACATTCTGCCTGATCCCGAATGTAAGAAAACATATTTCCAAACCGCTGATTGCCGCAGGAGGAATTGCTTTAGGCTCCCAGATGAAAGCAGCCATGATTTTAGGCGCAGACGGCGTTCAGATCGGTTCCCGTTTCGCAGCCACTGTAGAAGCAAGTGCCCATGAAAACTGGAAAAATAAAATTACAGAACTTCAGGAAGGAGATACCCATCTTACCCTTAAAGAACTCGCGCCTGTAAGAATGGTTAAAAATAAGTTTTTTAATGAACTGGAGGAGATCTACAACGTTGGAAGAAACAAAGAGTCTCTAATCGCTTCTTTAGGACGTGCAAGAGCCAAAAAAGGAATGTTCGAAGGCGATATGGAAGAAGGCGAACTCGAAATCGGGCAGGTTTCTGCGTTAATTGATGAAGTTCTTCCCGTAGAAACCGTTTTTCAGAATTTACTTAAAGAATTTAACGAAACCAATATGCCAAGTTTATAA
- a CDS encoding PfkB family carbohydrate kinase — translation MKLLVVGSVAFDAIETPFGKTDKILGGAATYIGITSSILGVKSGIVSVVGGDFPQEYLDMFTKREVNVEGIEIVKEGKTFFWAGKYHNDLNTRDTLATEVNVLENFDPKIPDSMQDAEILLLGNLHPGVQLSVLEKMNNRPKLVILDTMNFWMDTALETLMQMIAKTDVISINDEEARQLSGEYSLVKAAKKIHEMGPKFVIIKKGEHGALLFHDHKVFAIPALPLEEVFDPTGAGDTFAGGFAAYLAKKGTFDFETMKSALIVGSAMASFTVEKFGTERIQEVNESDVFGRLKQFKELTTFNVEVQ, via the coding sequence ATGAAACTTTTAGTTGTAGGAAGTGTTGCGTTCGACGCAATTGAAACGCCATTTGGAAAAACAGATAAAATTTTAGGAGGTGCAGCCACGTATATCGGGATCACTTCATCTATTTTGGGCGTTAAGTCCGGAATCGTTTCTGTGGTAGGAGGAGATTTTCCGCAGGAATATCTTGATATGTTCACAAAAAGAGAGGTTAATGTAGAGGGAATTGAAATCGTAAAAGAAGGGAAAACATTCTTCTGGGCAGGAAAATACCACAACGACCTGAATACAAGAGATACTTTGGCAACTGAAGTAAACGTTCTTGAAAATTTTGATCCTAAAATTCCGGATTCTATGCAGGATGCAGAGATCTTATTATTAGGAAATCTTCACCCGGGAGTACAACTTTCCGTACTTGAAAAAATGAACAACCGTCCGAAACTGGTTATTCTTGATACCATGAATTTCTGGATGGACACAGCTTTGGAAACACTAATGCAGATGATTGCCAAAACGGACGTTATTTCAATCAATGACGAAGAAGCAAGACAGCTTTCAGGAGAATATTCTCTGGTAAAAGCAGCTAAAAAAATCCACGAAATGGGCCCGAAGTTCGTTATCATCAAAAAAGGAGAACACGGAGCGTTGCTTTTCCATGATCATAAAGTATTCGCCATTCCGGCTTTACCACTGGAAGAAGTTTTCGATCCAACCGGAGCAGGAGACACGTTCGCAGGAGGTTTTGCAGCCTATTTAGCTAAAAAAGGAACATTCGATTTCGAAACCATGAAGTCCGCGTTAATCGTAGGTTCTGCAATGGCTTCTTTCACGGTTGAGAAATTCGGGACAGAAAGAATTCAGGAAGTAAACGAATCAGACGTATTCGGAAGACTGAAGCAGTTTAAGGAATTAACAACTTTCAACGTAGAAGTACAATAA
- a CDS encoding peptidylprolyl isomerase codes for MINKLKITFLFGIFIMLFGANMMNAQLKQGDLVDGIAAVIGDEIVLESDINEQMNYAKQQGASNIDKCEFLENLLNNKLLVYAAKRDTLIDNRSAAIKEQANAKYQQLLSQFPDEKTMLSAYKFRNGYEMKNAIEKIDTDQYYGQAKIQRITDKADVTPNEVTDFYNLYKSQLPEIKDEVSLSQIMMYPKLTDAHKDELINKLKKIKKDIEGGETFESQARIFSEDKGTASNGGLMKNISKGQMVKPFEAAALNLQEGEISEPVESEFGYHLIQLVKKSGKIYEARHILLMATPTDEEIKTAKAKLDSIRGLILNGKMTFKDATFRFSDDKRTKFNAGVIPGADGSNKIERETVPGTISYELAGLNKGDITTAFDDMDERERKVVKIVKVEDVIPAHQIKLETDYDRVKQMALNKKRNEMIEKFVNSKLPTTFISIDGRYDSCNFKANWKRDSIKK; via the coding sequence ATGATAAATAAACTTAAGATCACTTTTCTTTTTGGAATTTTCATCATGTTGTTTGGTGCAAATATGATGAACGCTCAGTTAAAACAGGGAGATTTAGTGGATGGGATTGCTGCTGTAATCGGTGATGAAATTGTTTTGGAGTCTGACATCAATGAGCAGATGAATTATGCAAAACAGCAGGGAGCTTCCAACATAGATAAGTGTGAGTTTTTAGAAAACTTACTGAATAATAAGCTTTTGGTTTACGCTGCTAAAAGAGATACGTTAATCGATAACCGTTCTGCTGCAATTAAAGAACAGGCGAATGCAAAATATCAGCAGTTGCTTTCTCAGTTTCCTGATGAAAAAACAATGTTGTCAGCCTACAAGTTCAGAAACGGATATGAAATGAAAAACGCAATCGAAAAAATCGATACCGACCAATATTACGGACAGGCTAAAATTCAGAGAATTACAGATAAAGCAGACGTTACACCAAACGAGGTAACCGACTTCTATAATTTATATAAAAGTCAGCTTCCTGAGATCAAAGATGAGGTTTCGCTATCTCAGATCATGATGTATCCTAAACTTACGGATGCCCATAAAGACGAGCTGATTAATAAGCTGAAAAAAATCAAGAAAGATATTGAAGGAGGAGAGACTTTCGAAAGTCAGGCAAGAATTTTCTCTGAAGACAAAGGAACCGCTTCCAACGGAGGTTTAATGAAAAACATTTCCAAAGGACAGATGGTAAAACCTTTCGAGGCAGCCGCTTTAAATCTTCAGGAAGGAGAAATTTCAGAGCCTGTAGAATCGGAATTTGGATATCACCTTATTCAGCTTGTTAAAAAATCAGGTAAAATCTATGAAGCGAGACACATTCTCCTGATGGCAACTCCTACTGATGAAGAAATTAAAACAGCAAAAGCTAAACTGGACAGCATCAGAGGTTTAATTCTTAACGGAAAAATGACCTTCAAAGATGCTACCTTCAGATTTTCAGACGATAAAAGAACCAAGTTCAATGCGGGAGTTATTCCGGGAGCGGACGGATCAAATAAAATTGAAAGAGAAACAGTTCCGGGAACAATCAGCTACGAATTGGCAGGATTAAACAAAGGAGATATTACAACAGCTTTCGATGATATGGATGAAAGAGAAAGAAAAGTGGTAAAAATCGTAAAAGTGGAAGATGTAATTCCTGCTCACCAGATCAAACTGGAAACAGATTACGACCGAGTGAAGCAGATGGCGCTGAACAAAAAGCGAAATGAAATGATCGAAAAATTTGTCAACTCAAAGCTTCCGACAACATTCATCTCCATCGACGGACGTTACGATTCTTGTAACTTCAAAGCCAACTGGAAAAGAGATTCAATTAAAAAATAA
- the gldD gene encoding gliding motility lipoprotein GldD, producing the protein MFKNAIFIFAALLLVSCGKDPVPKPYGELRLEYPAPKYQKFENNCNYTFEYSDFANITDAKKPCWYYLNYPKMKAKVFVTYYPIQNDFAAHIQEAEKMVYEHTIKASAIDTKSFEYPEKKVYGNFYELKGQSASNLQFYITDSTKHFVTAYLYFNTRPKPDSLAPAVDYIKRDMKHLLDTFEWKK; encoded by the coding sequence ATGTTTAAAAACGCCATTTTTATTTTTGCAGCCTTACTTTTGGTATCTTGCGGAAAAGATCCGGTTCCGAAGCCTTACGGAGAACTTCGACTGGAATATCCCGCACCGAAATATCAGAAATTCGAAAACAACTGTAATTATACATTTGAATATTCAGATTTTGCAAACATTACCGATGCAAAAAAGCCTTGCTGGTATTATCTGAACTATCCGAAAATGAAAGCCAAAGTTTTTGTAACGTATTACCCGATACAGAATGATTTTGCAGCTCATATTCAGGAAGCTGAAAAAATGGTGTATGAACATACGATAAAAGCAAGCGCAATCGACACAAAATCTTTCGAATATCCTGAAAAAAAGGTATACGGAAATTTTTATGAACTGAAAGGACAGAGCGCTTCCAATCTTCAGTTTTACATTACAGACAGTACCAAACATTTTGTAACTGCCTATTTATACTTTAACACAAGACCGAAACCGGATTCTTTGGCTCCTGCGGTAGATTATATCAAAAGAGATATGAAACACCTGCTGGACACATTTGAATGGAAAAAATAA
- a CDS encoding alpha/beta fold hydrolase — protein sequence MEGRIVNVNGKKLYTEYHNSFENKPVIVFLHDSLGCTQLWRDFPEKLALQTQCNVLVYDRLGYGKSFPMLTYERENNYMEQEADLLNDLLKELNIHDIILFGHSDGGTIALIFAAKYPEKVTATLCEAGHIFVEDITVNGVKDAFEAYKTTNLPQRLAKYHSDKVEMIVKAWTEIWLSNSFKSWNIEYLLKDITSPLLFIQGENDEYGTLDQVEKTISQVSGTAEKFIIPNIGHTPHKEIPDTVLQKSTEFISSIIKG from the coding sequence ATGGAAGGAAGGATTGTTAATGTCAACGGAAAAAAACTTTACACAGAATATCATAACTCTTTCGAAAATAAACCAGTCATTGTTTTTCTGCACGACTCTTTAGGCTGCACTCAGCTTTGGAGAGACTTTCCGGAAAAACTGGCTTTGCAGACGCAATGTAATGTGTTGGTCTATGATCGTTTAGGCTACGGAAAATCTTTTCCTATGCTTACCTATGAAAGAGAAAACAATTATATGGAGCAGGAAGCCGATCTCCTGAATGATCTCTTAAAAGAACTGAATATACATGATATAATCCTTTTCGGACACAGCGACGGCGGAACAATTGCCTTGATTTTCGCCGCTAAATATCCTGAAAAAGTCACTGCAACTCTTTGCGAAGCCGGACATATTTTCGTGGAAGACATAACAGTAAACGGTGTAAAAGATGCCTTTGAAGCTTATAAAACAACCAATCTTCCGCAACGTCTGGCAAAATATCACAGCGATAAAGTTGAAATGATAGTAAAAGCCTGGACGGAAATCTGGTTAAGCAACAGCTTCAAAAGCTGGAATATTGAATATCTCCTGAAAGATATCACTTCACCTTTGTTATTTATTCAGGGAGAAAATGACGAATACGGAACACTGGATCAGGTTGAAAAAACAATTTCCCAGGTAAGCGGAACCGCAGAAAAGTTCATCATCCCGAACATTGGACATACACCGCATAAAGAAATTCCGGACACTGTTCTGCAAAAATCTACAGAGTTTATCTCCTCAATTATAAAGGGATAA